Proteins from a genomic interval of Poecile atricapillus isolate bPoeAtr1 chromosome 1, bPoeAtr1.hap1, whole genome shotgun sequence:
- the LOC131579769 gene encoding protein Wnt-4-like, producing MDRMELVWLHVMLIHVQHIAAVTWLSLTKQISLQAALQDPRGCDGLMGQVEEQVEAMEAVNDSLFSHPVPHKCLCPLQTGAISCPAAGTQESAFICTISTASFAFAVTRACSHRELHKRGCDHKIRGVSPEGGRSGQQGESFQWSGCYDNLFYGIDFSQAFVDSPERSHSVSSSRMLINLHNNEAGRKGSPMLPEESASCCLSWPSTVLITLSWLLPVWRGSQPPLHSFVQSPFPRTPPMI from the exons ATGGACAGGATGGAGCTGGTGTGGCTGCACGTGATGCTGATCCACGTGCAGCACATCGCTGCCGTGACCTGGCT GTCCCTGACCAAGCAGATTTCCCTGCAGGCAGCCCTCCAGGAccccaggggctgtgatggCCTGATGGGGCAGGTGGAAGAGCAGGTGGAAGCCATGGAGGCGGTGAA TGACAGCCTCTTTTCCCACCCTGTGCCCCATAAGTGCCTTTGCCCTCTGCAGACTGGTGCCAtttcttgtcctgctgcaggcacGCAGGAGTCAGCTTTCATCTGCACCATCTCCACTGCCAGCTTTGCTTTTGCTGTCACCCgtgcctgcagccacagggagcTGCACAAGCGTGGCTGCGACCACAAGATCCGAGGAGTCAGccctgaaggtggaagaagtgggcagcagggagaaa GTTTCCAGTGGTCAGGCTGCTATGATAACCTGTTTTATGGGATTGATTTCTCTCAGGCCTTCGTGGACAGCCCTGAGAGGAGCCACAGTGTCTCCTCCAGCCGAATGCTCATCAACCTGCACAACAATGAGGCAGGGAGGAAG GGCAGCCCCATGCTCCCAGAGGAGTCTGcatcctgctgcctttcctggCCCAGCACTGTGCTGATTACCCTGAGCTGGCTCCTGCCTGTGTGGAGGGGGTCCCAGCCTCCCCTCCACTCTTTTGTGCAGTCTCCTTTTCCTCGCACCCCACCTATGATTTAG
- the LPAR5 gene encoding lysophosphatidic acid receptor 5, with protein MLGMSASNTSNTSNTSQTCKDYTFNHHLLMPGYTLIFITGLILNVVALWIFVRYLRLKSVVMIYMLNLAISDLSFTLPLPLRLYYYSNHHWPFGSILCQVSGSVFQINMYGSCLFLMCINLDRYVAIVHPLRWRHLRRPKVAKLLCFIVWVVIFLGSIPTAIVHKQNHCKVKNQTIYLCFESFSDNMWQNNLFPLVILAEILGFLLPLSSVTYCSIRIFQELCQPSQTKTLRQQKTVRLLLVNLVIFIICFVPYNTTLAVYGMIKARVMKVEEETQASVRQALIITMMLASMNCTLDPLIYYFSTEGFRNTFKKLRRGQAWDSEMGTLKHQIVESKSTRDHVASKVKLFPPENFIHPNECSPPLPTAVFLNGPIEDSEI; from the coding sequence ATGCTGGGCATGTCAGCGTCCAATACATCCAATACGTCCAATACATCTCAGACATGCAAGGATTACACCTTCAACCACCACCTCCTCATGCCTGGCTACACCCTGATATTCATCACAGGTTTGATACTCAATGTGGTAGCCCTGTGGATATTCGTCCGATACCTGCGCCTGAAGTCTGTAGTGATGATCTACATGTTGAACCTGGCCATAAGCGACCTCAGCTTCACACTTCCTCTGCCCCTGCGACTCTACTACTACTCCAACCACCACTGGCCCTTTGGTAGCATCCTGTGCCAGGTCTCTGGCTCAGTCTTCCAGATCAACATGTACGGTAGCTGCCTCTTCCTGATGTGCATCAACCTGGATCGCTACGTTGCCATTGTTCACCCACTTCGCTGGCGGCATCTGCGGCGCCCCAAGGTGGCCAAGCTCCTCTGCTTCATCGTCTGGGTTGTAATCTTCCTGGGCTCCATCCCCACAGCCATAGTCCACAAGCAAAACCACTGTAAAGTAAAAAACCAGACCATTTATCTGTGCTTTGAAAGCTTTAGCGACAACATGTGGCAGAATAACCTCTTCCCCCTGGTAATCCTGGCTGAAATCTTGGGGTTTCTCCTGCCTCTCAGCTCTGTGACATACTGCTCAATCCGGATCTTTCAggagctctgccagcccagccagaCAAAGACCCTGCGACAGCAGAAGACTGTCCGTCTCCTCTTGGTCAATCTGGTCATCTTCATCATCTGCTTTGTGCCCTACAACACTACCCTGGCGGTTTATGGGATGATAAAGGCCCGGGTGATGAAGGTTGAGGAAGAAACCCAGGCCTCCGTGCGCCAAGCATTAATTATAACCATGATGCTGGCCAGCATGAACTGCACACTGGACCCCTTGATCTACTACTTTAGCACCGAGGGTTTCCGGAACACCTTTAAGAAATTGCGGAGGGGACAAGCCTGGGACTCAGAGATGGGAACGCTTAAGCATCAGATTGTGGAGAGTAAGTCAACCCGAGACCACGTTGCATCTAAAGTAAAACTGTTCCCACCTGAAAACTTTATCCATCCCAATGAATGCTCACCACCACTTCCTACTGCAGTATTTCTGAATGGCCCTATTGAGGACTCGGAAATTTAA